The sequence GCTGGACAGCCTGGCCGAGCGGGTGGTGATGAGCCGGCGCACCTTCACCCGGCATTTTCGTCAGCACACCGGTACCACGGTCGGCAACTGGTTGCTGGCGGAGCGGCTGGCGCTGAGCCAGCGGCTGCTGGAAAGCACCGACCAGCCCATCGACACCATCGCCTCGCTGGCCGGATTCGGCTCCTCCGCCTCGCTGCGTCAGCACTTCAGCAAGGCCTTTGGTGTATCGCCGCGGCATTACCGGCAAGTGTTCCGCGGGTGACCGGCCGGTCACCGTTGCGCCTGATAGGCGGTCGTCAAGCTCCCGCTCGGTATGTCGATAGCTAGCGAAATGAATTCGTCAGCCCAATCGGCTGGGTACAGGTACCGTGGAATGCTCGACAACATCACTTTTCGCCTGTTTCGTCTAAGCCAGAGCAGCATCGACCTGCTCGTTATCGCGGTTATCGGCATCGCCGCGTTGGGGCTGTTCGTTGAAATCGAACTCTATGAAACGATCAACCGGTTCCACGCCACCCATGAGGCATGGGAGGCGGACGAAATATTCATGGCGTTGCTGGTGCTCGGCTGGTGCGGCTTCGCGTTCGGCGCGCGCCGTGTGATCGAGCTCAAGAAGGAGATCCGCAGCCGCAGGCAGGCCGAGCTGGCAGCGCACCTGCTGGCCACCCACGACTCGCTGACGACGCTACCCAACCGGCGCGGGCTGGAGCTGAGTTTCGCTGGAAACATGCGATGCCTAGACGAGCCGTTTTTCGTAGTCCTGTTCGACCTCGACGGCTTCAAGGCGGTGAACGACGTCCACGGCCACGCGATTGGCGACCAGTTGCTGCAGACCATTGCCCAGCGCCTGGGTATTGCCTTGCCCGAAGGCGACTTCGCCTGCCGGCTGGGCGGCGATGAATTCGCCCTGGTGTTACGCTCGACCAAGACGCCGGCAGCTGCACTACAGCTGATCGAGCAACTGGCGGGCATCATCTCCCAGCCGGTCGTTCTCGACTCGGTGCGGCTGGTGGTGCACTCGACTTATGGCGTTGCCCAGTTTCCTCAGGATGGCCAGGCGCTCGACGAGCTGATGCGCCGCGCCGACCTGGCGCTGTACCAGGGAAAACACGGCGGCAAGAAGGTCATCCGTTTCTTCGACAATACCACCGACCAACACTTGGAAGAGCAATCCCGGGCGGCGCAGCTGGTGCGCGAGGCCCTCGACAATGGCTACCTGCGCACTGTCTATCAGCCCATCGTGAGCCTGGCCGATCAGCAGGTGGTGGGCTTCGAGGCACTGGCACGGCTGCATCATCCGGTTCATGGCGAAGTCTCGCCGGTGCAATTCATTCCTGCCGCCGAGCAGAGCGGGCTGATCCGAGAGTTGACGTCGAGGCTGCTCGAAATCGCCTGCACCGATGCGCTCGCCTGGCCGGCGCAGCTGCACCTGTCCTTCAACCTCAGCGCGCACGACCTGCAGGATATCGATCTTCCGGAGCGCATCATGACGATCCTCGAGCGGGTCGGTTTCCCGCCTCAGCGGCTGGAGGTGGAAGTCACCGAAACGGCCATCGTCAAGGACATTCCCCTGGCCCGCAAACACCTCGACACGCTGCGGGCACTGGGCATTCTCATCGTCATCGACGATTTCGGAACGGGTTATTCGAGCCTGGCGCAGATCAGTCGCTTCAGCTTCGACAAGCTGAAAATCGACCGCGAGTTCATCAGCGCCATGTGCGACAGCGACAAGGACGGCAAGATCGTGCGCTCGATGATCCACCTCAGCGACGGTTTGGCCATGCCAGCCGTCGCCGAGGGGATCGAGAACATCGGCCAGTTGGAGTGGCTGCACCGCGCAGGCTGTCATTTCGGCCAGGGCTATTACTTCAGCCGTGCGGTCGATGCCGAGGCGGTGCAGGCCTTGTTGGCCGAGTCGGCAAGCGACAGGCTCGGGGGCAAACGTCCGGGCCATGCCGCTGGCTAACACGGCTGAGCGCTTGGGCCAGCCGATGCGTGGAGCACGCTGTAGAAGAGGTGTCAGACCGGCGCGTCATGCTCGCAGTTGACCATCCAGGACACACCGAAGCGGTCGACGAACATGCCGAAACGCTCGGCCCAGAAGGTTTTTTCCAGCGGCATCACGACCTGTCCACCTTCGGCCAACCCGTTGAACACGCGCTCACCCTCGGCAACGCTTTTCGGATGCAGGGATATCGAGCAACCCTTGATGCCCTCGTACGGGCCGCCACCACAGGCCGCGTCGCCCGGCATGGTGTCGGACGCCATCAACTGATAGTCGCCGAGGTTCAGGCAGACGTGCATGATCCGCTCCCGATGCTCGGCGGGGAAATGCTCGGACTCGGGCGCCTGGGCGAAAGTCATCATCTCCAGCGTGCCGCCCAGTACCTTCTGGTAGAGCGTGAAGGCGTCGCGGGCCTGGCCGTCGAAGGTCAGATAAGGGGTGATTTTCATATGTTCTCTCCTGTTCGGGTTACTGGCTGATCCGTGCGCGCAAACGATCTTCCTGCTCGCGCAACTCGGGGGTGAATTCGGCGCCGAAGTCTTCGGCTTCGAAAATCTGCCGGATTTCGATTTCAGAATCGCCGATGGCGGATGTCGGGCAACGTTTCACCCAGTCGATGGTTTCTTGCAGCGATCCGGTCTGGAACAGCCAATAGCCGGCAATCAGCTCGCGGGTTTCGGCGAACGGACCGTCAACCACCGATGTCTGCCCGTCGCTGAAGCGCACCCGTGCGCCCCGGCTGCTCGGATGCAAGCCTTCGCCGCCCAGCATGACACCGGCATTCACCAGCTCCTCGTTGTACTGGCCCATGGCTGCGAGCACCTCCTCGCTGGGCATCACGCCCGCTTCGGTGTCCTGGTTGGCCTTGATCATCACCATGAATCGCATCGTGCGGCTCCTCTGTCATCTGCAAGAACAGCCTAGTCGGTGCTGCTAGATCCGCTGGCTCTGTTCATTGGTCGATTCAGGGTCGAAGGAATCGACACAGGCATGCGATTTTTTTAGCGAATCCAGCCGCAGCAGCGCGTAGATGCCAGATGGCCAACCGGCGCGTCGGCGGGACCGAACCAGCCATCGGGCGTGCGGTGAGGGTGATCCGAGGCGGGCGCAGGGCGCGGTTCGCCGCGCCGCAGCTGGATCAGTGTTGGTCGCTTTTGCATCAGGTGGTCGGCCAGCGCCTGATAAGCCGGCAACGACGTGGGGTCGTTATCAGCGTTTTTAGCCGAAGGGTGCGACGCGAATCGGGCAATCACCGTCTGCGCGGTTGGATCGATGTAGAGGGTTTGCCCATGCACACCCCGTGCAGCGAAAGCGCCATGGTCGTTATGCAATATCCACCACATGGCACGGTAACTGCCGCCGGGTAGTGTGCTGTAACCGGCCTTGGCGAATAGCTGCTTGTCCCCGCCCGCGCGAATGGTCCGTACGGCTTCGGCGGGAAACAATCGTTCGCCGTTGTGCAGGCCTTCATCGAGCATCAATTGCCCGAGCCTGGCCATGTCCCGCAAGCCGGCGCTCAGACCGCCGCCTGCGAATGGCGTACCCAGTGCGTCTACGGTGTAGTAGGCGTCCTGCTCGGTACCCATGCGTTGCCACAGGCGTTCGGAAACCAGCTCGCTCACCGCCTTGCCGGTCACGCGGGCGATGATCCAGCCAAGGACGTCGCTGTTGACCGTCTTGTAGCCAAACGCCTCGCCATGTGTGCCAGCTTTGGCGACCGTCTGCAGGTAGGCGTAATACCCGATCGGGCCCTGGTAGTCGGCCGGTTTCGGGAGCGGATTGGCCGCGGCGCTGTAGGTCCAGATCTGCGCTTCGGGGTTGGCGTAGTCCTCGCTGAAATCAAGCGCCGTCGTCATGTCCATGACCTGTCGGACGGTGGCGTCACCAAAAGCGCTGGAGGCGAGCTCGGGGATGACCGCTGCTACTTTTGCCTGATCATCGAGGCCGCCCTCTGCAACCAGCACCTCGGCGAGCAGGCCGGTGAGTGATTTGGTCATCGACATCGCCGCATGTTTGCCACGCTCGTCGAGGCAGCCGAAATAGCGTTCGTAAACGACTCGGCCCTGATGCAGCACAACGATGCCGTCGGTGTAGTTCGCTGCCAGCGACTGTTCCCAAGTCATCGATTTGCTCGAGCCGAGCGGCGTGAACCTCACGGCATCGATGCTGCTGTCGAGCGCTTGGCGCAACGGCGCCGGCGCATCCAGGCCCCGACTGACGGCCTCGGTGGGCAGCAGCTCGCGGATGTGGCAAACCGACCAGCGAAGTTTGGGGAAACTGAAGTAGTCCGAGTCCGGCTGGCCGATCAGCTTATCTGCCGGAGGCGGGAAGCCCTGCATCCAGCCCAGCTTGATTGGATCGGACTGCGCCGCCGTCAGTTGCTGAGCGTCGGCCGGTGCGTACAGGCTGGCCAGGCAGATCACCGCGCCGAACCGCCTGAACCACACGCCATGGCGGTGTAGCCGACTTTGCGAACAGGTGACTGCGCAGGGCAGCCGGAGTGATGCGCTTTCGCCTGCCATGCCGTCACCTCTCGTTTTCTATGTGGTGCCTTCAGCCACTAGGCGATGGGGTTCCAATCCGGGTTCGTCAGCCGCGTGGCGGGATGTTCAGCCCCTTGGCCACCGCCGGCCGCGCGACGAAGGTGTCCAGTACCCGCTGCACATTGACGAAGCGCTCGAATTCCACCAGCTCGCGTGCTTCGTAGAAGCCCACCAGGTTGCGCACCCACGGGAAGGTGGCGATGTCGGCGATGCTGTAACGGCCGCCCATGAGCCATTCGCGGCCTTCCAGGCGCTTGTCCAGCACGCCCAGCAGGCGTTGGGCTTCGGCGACGTAACGGTCGCGCGGACGCTTGTCTTCGTAATCCTTGCCGGCAAATTTGTTGAAGAAGCCCACCTGGCCGAACATCGGCCCGATGCCACCCATCTGGAACATCAGCCATTGGATCGTCTCGTAGCGAGCCGCGGCGTCCTCGGGTATGAACTGACCGGTCTTGTCGGCCAGGTACAGCAGGATCGCACCGGATTCGAACAGCGCCAGCGGCTCGCCGCCGGGGCCGTCCGGGTCGAGAATTGCCGGAATCTTGTTGTTCGGGTTCAGCGACAGAAATTCTTCGGAGAGCTGGTCGTTGGTTTCGAAATTGACCAGGTGGGCCTCGTAGGGCAGGCCGGTCTCTTCCAGCATGATCGATACCTTCACCCCGTTGGGCGTGGGCAGCGAATACAGTTGCAGGCGATCCGGGTAGCTGGCAGGCCATTTCTGGGTGATGGGGAACTTGGAAAGGTCGTGCATGGGCTTCTCCGCAAATGAATCGGACCTTGAGGATAGCGGGTACTTGGCGAAGCGGTCATCGCTCGGCGAGACGCCATCTCCGTCGCCCCTCGCCGAATGCGCGCGCCGGCGCGCTATTTTGCAGTCGACAAAGTCTTGATCATCGCCACCGTCAGGTACAGGCGCGGTGCGATGCTGGCCAGCTCCAGATATTCCTCGTCCGAATGCAGGCCAGCGCCGACCACGCCCATGGTTTCCAGCACCGCTGGCGTCTCGCTGTCCGGGACGTAGGCGTAGCCGGCATCGGTGCCGAAACGCATGGCAATGGGCTCGATATCCTTGCCGATCTTGCCGTAGAGCTCCTGCGCTTGCTTGGCCAGTGCTTCGGAACCGGCATTTTTCGCCAGCGGCGGACGGCCTTTATTGATGTGCACCTCGACTGTGGTCCCGTCGATCAGCTGTTTCTCGACGATGCGCTTGGCATCGGCCAGCACCCGGTCGTACTCGCTGAGATCCGAGTAGCGCATGTCCGCCTCCGCTTTGGCGCTGGAGGGGATGATGTTGCGCTTCTCGCCGCCCTCGATCATGGTCCAGTTGACCGTGGTGCCCTTGCTCGGATCGCCCAAATCACGCAGCTGCACCAGTTGGTGGGCCAGCTCCATCACGGCGTTGCGGCCTTCTTCCGGCGCCGAACCCGCATGGGATGATTTGCCCTTTACCTCGAGCATCACCGCGTTGATGCCGTTGGTGGCCGTGGTCACCGCATCCTTGTCCGGCGGCTCGTAGGAGAAGACGTAGTCATGCTTGCGCGCCAGCTCGGCGATGATCTTCTTCGAGCCCGAGGAGCCCATTTCCTCATCCGGGTTGAACAGCACGGTAATGCTGCCGTAGCCATCGAAGCCCTCGCGCTTGAGCATTTCCAGCGCGTGCAGAATCATCGCCACGCCGCCTTTGGCATCCGCGACGCCCGGGCCGTAGGCGCGCTGCTCGTCCATGCGGAACGGGCGCTTGGCGGCGGTGCCTTCGCCGAACACCGTGTCGTAGTGGACCATCAACAGGAAGTTCTTGCTGCCCGAGCCCTTCAGCGTGCCGACGATGTTGTCGCCTGCCGAAGGCGTCGCGGGCGTGGTCGTGACCTTCGCCCCCAAGGCTTCGAGGCGCTTGACCAGCATCTGGCTGACGGTCGCCAGGCCCTTTTCCAGCCCGGTGCCGGTATCGACGGCGACCAGTTCTTTAACCGTTTCCAGGTAGGGCTTCTGCTCGGCCTCGGCCTGCTTGAGCAGCTCGTCGGGTTTGAGCTCGGCGGCGAGGCTGGTCAGGGAGAAGAAGCACAGGGCAACGGCGGCCGCGAGCGGGGAGGGACGAGCGCGCATTGGGAGACCTCGATTCGGATGGGTGTGAGATTGAGAGCACTCTCCAGGCTGCATCGTTCCGGTGCGTATGCTTCGAACGCGTGCGTCGGCGCCACTGGTCGCCCGCGCGGCAGCAACCTGCTGCTGGCTCTGCACGGTCGGCTCCCGCTATGGTTGTGCTTCCCCCACAGTCATGGAGCGCTGCACGTGTCGCTGACCACTTCCTACGATCCGCAAAACATCTTCGCCCAGATCATTCGAGGCGATGCGCCTTGCTACAGGCTTTATGAAGATGACGACGTGCTCGCCTTCCTCGATCTGTTTCCGCAGTCCTTTGGCCATGCCCTGGTGATTCCGAAGCGCTCGGCGGCGTGCAATATCCTCGATGTGGATACCGAGGCGCTGTGCAAGGTGATGGCCGTCGTGCAGAAGCTGACCCGGGTGATCGTCGACGAGTTGCAGCCCGACGGCGTGCAGATCGCGCAATTCAACGGCGCGCCGGCGGGGCAGACGGTGTTCCATATTCACGTGCACATCGTTCCCCGCTATGCCGGCGAGGGGCTGGGCGTTCATGCGGCGGGCAAGGCTGAGCCGGCCGAACTTGAAAAGCTGCAGGCGCGCCTGGTGGAGGCGATTGCCCGCTCGGGCATCTAAGCCCTTCGTAAGCCCTTCGCGTTCGGCTGCCGGGCGCGACCATCGGAGCAGCCAACGGGCACCAAAGTACTATTCGTGGGTGACTGGCGGCTTCGTACCCTGCGGGCATGATGCCTGCCTCGTGGTTCCTCACCCGGTTCTTCGCCCGCGCCTTCCGTGCGGCGTGGCGCTGCCTGCCTGCGGTTTTGGTGGCCTTGGTCCCGCTGCTTGCGCACGCGCAAAGCGAACAAGCGCTGCCAGTGCTGACACTAAGCGTGTTGCAGTTCGGCACGCCGCATTGGGAGCTCGATCACCTCAAGCGCCACGGGCTGGACAAGGCCAACGGCTTCGAGCTCAGGGTGCGGCTGGTCGCCGATCTGCCGGCGTCGCGTCTGGCGCTCAGCAGTGGCAGCGTCGATGGCGCGGTGAGCGACCTGCTCTGGGCGCAGCAACGCTACGAAGCCGGCAACGCCTATCGTTACGTGCCGTTTTCCTCGCAGATCGGTGAAGTGCTGGTCGGTGCCGACAGCGATATCCGTACCTTGGCGGACCTGCGCGGCAAGCGCATCGGCGTGGCCGGCGGCCCGGATGGGCTCGGCTGGTTGCTGTTGCAGAAGGCGGCTGCGGCGCAGGGAGTCGAGCTGGCGCGCGAGGCGACCGTGCAATACGCCGCGCCTCCTTTGCTCGGCCAGGCGCTACGCCGCGGCCAGTTGGATGCTCTGCTGACGTTCTGGCATTTCTCGGCGCGCATGCGCGGTGAGGGCGGGGTGCGCAGTGCGTTTCGCCTGGCTGATCTGGCCCGCACGGTCGGTCTCGACACTGATCTGCCGATCCTCGGCTACCTGTTTGCCGATGCCTGGGCGCGCGAGCATCCGGACCTGCTTCAGGGCTTCGCCCGCGCGCTACGCCAGGCCAAGCGCCAGCTGACCGCCGAGCCCGAGCAATGGCAGGCGATCCGGCCGCTGATGCGCGCAGACAGCGACGCGGTATTCGCCGCGCTGCGCGACAGTTTCGTCGAAGGAATTCCCCAGCCCCTCGACAAGGCCCGCATCGATGCGCTGCAGCGGCTGCTGATCCTAAGCGGAGCCGAGCGGACCGCCGTAATTCCCGCCGCACTGTTCCAGAGCGAGCCGTGAACGGCTCTCGCTGGACCTGCTGGCTGGCATTACCGGTACTCGTGGTGGTCTGGGGAGTCGCGGCGCTGCTGGTCGATACGCCGCTGCTGCCATCGCCGGCGGCCGTGCTGCGCAGCTTCTGGCTGGCCGTGCAGAGCGGCGAATTGCCCCATCATCTGCTGGTCACGTTGCGCCGGGTGTTGATCAGCTTCGGGCTTGCGATGGCCCTGGGCGCAATGTTGGGCGTCTGGATGGGCCGTTCACGGGTGGCCAACGCCGTGCTCGATCCGCTGCTGGTGCTATTTCTCAACCTGCCGGCGCTGGTCACTATCATCCTGCTCTACGTCTGGTTCGGCCTGGTGGAGGCAGCCGCCGTGCTGGCCGTGGTGGTGAATAAAGTGCCGAATGTGGCGGTGACCCTGCGCGAAGGCGCACGCAGCCTGGATCCCAAACTCGAACAGATGGCCAGGGTGTATGGCTTCAGCCGCCGCCAGCGCGTCGTGGACGTCTGGCTGCCGCAGCTGTTTCCGTACCTGATGGCGGCGACCCGCGGCGGCCTGGCGCTGATCTGGAAGATCGTCCTGGTGGTCGAGCTGCTGGGCCGCTCCGATGGCGTCGGCTTTCAGCTGCATATGGCGTTTCAGGTGTTCGACGTGGCGAGCATCCTCGCCTACAGCCTGGCCTTTATTGCGGTGGTGCAGTTGATCGAACTGGCCGCGTTGCAACCCCTCGAACGGCGCGCGTCGGCCTGGCGTGAAGCGGGTCTGCAGCATGCTTGAGTTGCGGATCGACGGCGCCGCGGCGACTCATCCGGTGCTAGGGTCGATTGACGTCAAGGTGGCGGCGGGCGACCGCATCTGCCTGCTCGGCCCCTCGGGCGTCGGCAAGACGACCTTGCTCAACGCCATCGCCGGGCTGGATCCGCGACTGGCTCCGAGCGCTAGCACGGGTTCACGTCCACGGGTTGGCTACCTGTTTCAGGAACACCGCCTGCTGCCCTGGCGCACGGTGCGGCAGAACCTGGCCATGGTCGGAGCCGGCGCTGTCGAGATCGACCGACTGCTGAGTGCGGTCGGGCTGCTCGAGGCGGCTGATCGGCTACCCGATCAACTGTCTTTGGGCATGGCCCGCCGCGCGGCGCTGGCGCGTAGCCTGGCGATCAAACCGGATCTGCTGTTGCTCGACGAACCCTTCGCTTCGCTGGACCCGGATCGTGCCGCCGAGTTGCGCGAGCTGATCGCCCGGCTGCTGGACGAGCAGCCGCGGATGGCGATGATCTGCGTAACCCACGATGCGCGCGATGCCGATCAGCTGGCCAACCGGCTCTGGTACCTCTCCGGTCGGCCTGCAACGCTGCGCTGGGATCGGCCGCTAACCGATGGCGCCTGTGCGAGCCTCATCAGTGAAGAGCTGCGCTTGCTCGGCGTATAGCGGGCGATAAACCCATCCAAAAAAGCCCAGCGAAGTTTGAGCCCGTGCGAGCGGCCCTGTTCGCGGTCAAGACCGCTCCCATAGGGTCAGGCAGGCCAGAGCAAGCATTCGGGTCGGCCATGCCAGACCAGGCGTTTGACCAGGATCGTGGGAGCGGTCTCGACCGCGAATGGGCACGGATCAGCAGTGGCGCACTGCTGATCAGGCCCGCCCGCGACACAGACTTACCAGAGAAAAAGGGGGCGATCATTCAGGGATACGGCAGGCATGACCATTTTCGCGGTCAAGACCGCTCCCACAGGGTCCGGCATGCCAGCGCAGGCATTCAGGTCGTCCATGCCAGGTCAGGCGTTTGACCAGTATCGTGGGAGCGGTCTCGACCGCGAACGGGCACGGCTCAGCGTTTGGCGCATTGCTGACCGGGCCTCGCCCCGACAGGGAAAAAGCGGCGAACATCAGGGATACGGCAGGCATGAGCGGCCGTTTTCGCGGTCAAGACCGCTCCCACAGGGCCGGGCATGCCAGAGCTGGCGGTCAGGTCGGCCATGCCAGATTAGGCGTACGACCAAGTCCGTGGGAGCGGTCTCGACCGCGAACGGGCACGGCTCAGCGTTTGGCGCATTGCTGACCGGGCCTCGCCCTCGACAGGGAAAAAGCGGCGAACATCAGGGATACGGCAGGCATGAGCGGCCCTTTTCGCGGTCAAGACCGCTCCCACAGGGTCAGGCATGCCAGAGCAGGCGTTCAGGTCGTCCGCGACGACTCAGGCGCCGGCTCCTCGGTCGTCTCTAACCGATGGCCGCCTGGGTCAGCGCATGCAGGACCAGCCCGACCAGGCCACCGACCAGCGTGCCGTTGATGCGGATGTATTGCAGGTCCTTGCCGACGCTCTGTTCCATCTGCTCGACCAGTTCGCGGCTTTCCCAGTTCTCCACGCGCTGGGCGATGTACTTGCCGATCTGCCCGCGGTAGCGCTCGAGCATCGCGGGTGCGGCAGCCATCAGTTGCTCGTTGATCCAGGTGCGCATCGCGGTGTCGGCGGCCAGCGAGTCGCCCAGGCCCTGGGTCAGGCGCACGATCCGCTTGCCGATGCGCGAATCCGGGCTGTCCAGATCGGTCTCTAACCATTCGGTCAGCTCACGCCAGAGCGTTTGCAGGTAGTCGGTGGTGGCCGGATGCTCCAGCAGCTGAGCGACGATGCGCTCGACTTCCAGTCGATAGCCGGGGTCATATTTGAGCCGCTCGATGTATTCGCTGACATGCTCGTCGAAGCGTTCACGCAGTGGGTGCTCCGGATCGTTGGCGACCTCGGCGATCACGGCGGAAACCCCATCGACGAATTTGTTCGCCGACCAGCCGCCCACCGCTTTGCCCAGCCCCAGGTAGCGCAAGGTGCGCACCTCGGCCGTGATGGCATCGGCCACCAATGCGCGGGTGTCGTCGTCCTGCAACAGGGCGTCGAGCTTGATCAGCCCTTCATCGAGCATCGCCTGATGCTTGCCCTGGCGGGTAAGCATTTCCAGCACCTGACCGCAGACCGGTGCGAGGTCCACCTTGCGCACGCGGTTGACCAGTTTTTCCCTGACGAACTGCTGCACCCGCTCGTCATGCAGGGACTCGACGCCGAACCGCGCCATGCCGGTGAGCTGGCGCCCGACCGCGGCGGCATTGGCCGGATGACGCAACCAGTTGGCCAGGCGCCCGCCGATATCCAGCGCCTCGAGTTTGGCCAGCACCAGCGGCGTCGAGAGGAAGTGGGTAGTGATGAAGGTCGACAGGTTCTTCCCGATGCGCGCCTTGCTGCGCGGGATGATCGCCGTATGCGGAATCGGCAAACCGAGCGGGTGGCGAAACAGCGCGGTGACGGCGAACCAGTCGGCAATCGCGCCGACCATGGCGGCTTCGGCGAAAGAGGAGAGGTAACCCCAGGCCGGATGATGCGGCTCCATCGCGGTGGCCACGACGTAGAGCAGGGCGGCGAGTAGCAGAAGAAGACCGGCCACCAGTTTCATGCGGGTGACCGGTGATTGCCAGTGGCGTTGCAGAGGGCTCATGCGATTCCTCTTGGGCGTGGCGGATGGAGGCAGTGGCAGTCATGAACGAGACGGGCCTGCCTATACAGCAGACCCGTTGCAGGCGGTGCGGGTTCGACCGCGGTGTGGTGCAGGCTCAGTCCTCGGCGTCGTCTTCTTCGCGCAGCAGCACGTAGGTGCCGTCCTCGAGGCGCTCACAGACGTAGTACATGGCAATGGTGCCGTCCGGCTCGGTCACGGCGGCGTAGTCGTCCGCCTCGACGGAAAAGTAACCCTTGGAGTCGGCCCCGGCTTCGCTGGCGAACATGGCAGTGAAGAAGGCGTCTTCCGGCATGCCGTCGAAGTAGTCGGCGCGCTCCTTGGCGTCCCACTCCTGCGGCGCTTCGAACGGGCCGGTAATGACGACGCGGGCATCGCCCATGTCGCGCTCCTCGCCATCCGGATCGGTTTCATGGGCGCGGTAGATGGTGCATTCCAGCGCATCGGGGTGAGCCAGGATCGTCTCGCGCGAGGGTTGTTCGGTGGCAGGCATGGGGCAACTCCGGTGGCAGGTTGGATTGGCGGCAGTGTGGTGGAGTCCTGTTGCGGCTGCAATCGCAACGTGCAGGCGTTGGCGGTCGCTCGGTCGCGATCGGACCGCCGGCAAGCGAGGCAGCGAACGCCGCAGGGCCGGAGCGGTTCCAATTCGTTGACACCCTCCTGAAGTGAGCCCGCCATGACCCCGATTCCAGAAGACCCGCCCAAGTACGACACACCCGACGACGAGCAGCCGGACGTCACCATGACCGACAGCGGCGAGAAGGAGCCGGGCGAGGACCCGGACTTCGACGACACCGAAATCGAGGGAGACGATGACCGCACTTGATCCGAGCGCCCCGGCGCACTGCCCGATGGTTGTTCTGCCAATCGGGCATCGACACGCGGCACACCGCCAATCCGCGCCACTCACAGGAGCCTCACATGGATAAATATCACGTCAATCCGACCCCTTCGGGCTGGGCGCTGACCGACCAGCAAACCGGGGAGACGGTGCTGCGCACCCTGACCAAGGACGAGATGTACACCGGGCTGGACAGTTTCATGGCGGGCAAGACCGCCTCGGTCGAGGTCTACGGTCGCCATGGCAATCTCGAAGAGGAGCGGCCCTATCCGGGCAGCAGCCATCCGATTTCGACTCGCTAGCGCGTTCCTTCGGCACGGCAAGCGAACCTGGCATACCATCACCGCTTCGCTGACCGACCGGAGACTCCCTATGCGCCCCATGCTCGCCCTCATCCCGTTGCTGGCCCTGGCCGGTTGCTCGTCCTGGCAGGCCGACCCGGCGGACATCAAACCGGTGCCCGAGGAGCGGTTGCGTGGCTATCAGGTACCTGTGGCCAACGGCGGTGAGCTGGTGGTGACCCGTGACTTCGGCCTGCGCGGCGGTGGTTGCTACGTAGCGGTCAAGGTCGACCGCCAGCTGGCGGCGCGTATTCACGTCGGCGAACAAGTGCACTTGCAGGTGCCGGCCGGGATGCACATCGTCAGCATCGAGTCCGACCCGGAAGACGACACCCTGTGTGGCAAGGGCAGTCTGTTACGCGAGAGGACTGCGCAGGTCGAGCAGGGCGCCACGCTGCAGTTTCGCATCAGCGCCGACAACCGCATCGGTTTCGATATCCAGCAAGTGGACGCCGAATAACGGCGTCGCGCTTGGCCATATTGGGGGGCGGCGGTATCGCTACAGCGGCCAGACCCAGAGAATCACCGGCACGGCGAC comes from Stutzerimonas stutzeri and encodes:
- a CDS encoding ABC transporter ATP-binding protein; protein product: MLELRIDGAAATHPVLGSIDVKVAAGDRICLLGPSGVGKTTLLNAIAGLDPRLAPSASTGSRPRVGYLFQEHRLLPWRTVRQNLAMVGAGAVEIDRLLSAVGLLEAADRLPDQLSLGMARRAALARSLAIKPDLLLLDEPFASLDPDRAAELRELIARLLDEQPRMAMICVTHDARDADQLANRLWYLSGRPATLRWDRPLTDGACASLISEELRLLGV
- a CDS encoding 3-isopropylmalate dehydratase large subunit encodes the protein MRPMLALIPLLALAGCSSWQADPADIKPVPEERLRGYQVPVANGGELVVTRDFGLRGGGCYVAVKVDRQLAARIHVGEQVHLQVPAGMHIVSIESDPEDDTLCGKGSLLRERTAQVEQGATLQFRISADNRIGFDIQQVDAE
- a CDS encoding ABC transporter permease, whose translation is MNGSRWTCWLALPVLVVVWGVAALLVDTPLLPSPAAVLRSFWLAVQSGELPHHLLVTLRRVLISFGLAMALGAMLGVWMGRSRVANAVLDPLLVLFLNLPALVTIILLYVWFGLVEAAAVLAVVVNKVPNVAVTLREGARSLDPKLEQMARVYGFSRRQRVVDVWLPQLFPYLMAATRGGLALIWKIVLVVELLGRSDGVGFQLHMAFQVFDVASILAYSLAFIAVVQLIELAALQPLERRASAWREAGLQHA
- a CDS encoding DUF445 domain-containing protein, which encodes MSPLQRHWQSPVTRMKLVAGLLLLLAALLYVVATAMEPHHPAWGYLSSFAEAAMVGAIADWFAVTALFRHPLGLPIPHTAIIPRSKARIGKNLSTFITTHFLSTPLVLAKLEALDIGGRLANWLRHPANAAAVGRQLTGMARFGVESLHDERVQQFVREKLVNRVRKVDLAPVCGQVLEMLTRQGKHQAMLDEGLIKLDALLQDDDTRALVADAITAEVRTLRYLGLGKAVGGWSANKFVDGVSAVIAEVANDPEHPLRERFDEHVSEYIERLKYDPGYRLEVERIVAQLLEHPATTDYLQTLWRELTEWLETDLDSPDSRIGKRIVRLTQGLGDSLAADTAMRTWINEQLMAAAPAMLERYRGQIGKYIAQRVENWESRELVEQMEQSVGKDLQYIRINGTLVGGLVGLVLHALTQAAIG
- a CDS encoding ABC transporter substrate-binding protein encodes the protein MMPASWFLTRFFARAFRAAWRCLPAVLVALVPLLAHAQSEQALPVLTLSVLQFGTPHWELDHLKRHGLDKANGFELRVRLVADLPASRLALSSGSVDGAVSDLLWAQQRYEAGNAYRYVPFSSQIGEVLVGADSDIRTLADLRGKRIGVAGGPDGLGWLLLQKAAAAQGVELAREATVQYAAPPLLGQALRRGQLDALLTFWHFSARMRGEGGVRSAFRLADLARTVGLDTDLPILGYLFADAWAREHPDLLQGFARALRQAKRQLTAEPEQWQAIRPLMRADSDAVFAALRDSFVEGIPQPLDKARIDALQRLLILSGAERTAVIPAALFQSEP